In the genome of Populus trichocarpa isolate Nisqually-1 chromosome 10, P.trichocarpa_v4.1, whole genome shotgun sequence, the window TCTTATTACGTTCTTTGATCCAAATGTGTCAGATGCTTTTACCTCATCTGGACTAGAAGTCTGTGTTAGTTGCAGCTGGTGAGAAGAGGCAGCTTCCTTAGGCAtactttttctttcccttttcagATTCTTATCACTGATTTCATCAGGTTCATGGCCAGAAAACCATGCTTCACTAGTAACAGAATCATTTGACAAACTCTTTCCACCTGATCTTCGAGTTGATTTAGGGGTTTCAGCATGTGAACCCCAGCGCAGTCGTACTAtatttgagatgatattccaCATGGACCTTCCAGTTCTCCTAACAACAATACTCTTGATTGCTGTGCTACCTGCTGGTGCTTCTGTCTCTGGAGGTTCCTGAACAGACGGGTTTGTTACATTCCACATTTCATCTGAAGGACCCTTCTCTCCAGAGTCCCCAGATGATTGCATTGAGTCCTGCCTCTTCAACTGTAAGTCTTTAGTATCATATTGACTTGAACTCTTTCGCCTCTGCTTCTCAACTTCATATGCCAACTTTGTATCAGAAACTGTCTTCTCCTTTTGGATTTCAGAAGTTGACACTTCATGCCTAGCTTTCTCAACAAACTCTCCAACAAACTGCATTGATGACGCCTCTAAACGATGAGCTGAACCAAGAGCATCTTCAGTCAAGGTAAGATTTGAAGCCTCCCCATATATCTCATCTTTCTTATTTCCACCATATTTTTCCTGCTGGAAAACTGCAGTTCTCCTTCCAGAATTTCTATACAGAGTACTAGAGCCACATTCCAAAGATTCTCTGGAATCCTCTTGATTTGCGATCCCACCAGATGAATTAATATGAAATGAACCTCGATCTAACAATTGAGGTGAGGGAAGCATCGTTATTGTCTGTGATGTTCTTTCATTCCCCTCCCCCACATCAACCTGTTGAATTCCAACTTTGGAAACCATATTTGCAGATGCTTGAGAATCAAAGGCCTCCTGTGAAGTTGTTTCATGAAGCCTTAATTTGTTAGTAGCCCTACAAACCTCACTTGAAGATTTGGACTGAGTGAGATTTTGCTCAATTTTATCGTCTCTCTCCCTTGTCTCGCAAATGGCTTTCACAGCTGATGTCAATTCATTTTCTTGATCAAAAACTCTCTTTCCAGAAGTTCTGCCAAAATTGGTGACCATTGTCATATCGCTTGCATGGACCAGTGACACATTGGTGAAATCCAGAGATATATTGGTGGCATCTCCAGATACCTTGCTGGATTCAGTTCCCTGAAGAGCTTTTTGATCTGTGTGCGACTGGTGCTCTTTTGCTTCGGTACCTGATCTAGAAACAACACTTTTACTTACCTCCTGCTGCTTCATTCTAGTTTCTGATAGTAGAATCGAAGTCTTTTTGTTACTACTGTCATGAACTTCTGATATTTTAGATAACTGTTGTGAACTTCTTCTTGACTGAACCTGTCCACTTGTCTGCCCACCCATTTGGAATTTTTGCTCATTTGTCTCATAAAATGATCCTAGAGCTCTATCTTCTACCAGAATCTTCATTCTAGACTCAGATTGCCTCTGCaaatttgaaactctttcaGTACTGGCATTCTCAGTTGTTGATGTGTCAATGAGTTGGTGAGTGGCTcttcttatattgttttttgcagCAGTTTCACCAACTCTTTTATAACGTTCATCCCTTCCTTCCCAAACCAAATTTGCATCCACTAGATTTTCTTCTCTACCACTGAACCGCTTCTGGGATTGGGAAGCTTTTTCAACATTTATTCCACTCCTCTCCTGTTTATTGGTAATTTCCTGGTAACTTCTTCTGAATTCAGATTGCTCTTTGACTTGATCCCCCATCTGACAATATcgctttcttgtttctttctccAAATTAACCGCCAAACTTTTCTCATCCTCATTGCCAATCTGGTTATGAGAACTTGATACCTTCCTGTAATCACTTTCATGGTTTCTCGCCATTCTTGATTGCATTTGTGAGGATTCTCTTTCTGATTGTGTTTCTTCAATCTCAGTAAGTTTCTTCTCAGATTTCTTCCTCGGATCCCACTCAACACCAGTCCTTCTTGCACTAGTTCTCGCTTCCAGAACCTCCCCCTTCCACTCTGTGCCATCTCTATGCCTCCTAAACTCTTCCACAACTTGCCCCTCTGATCTACCCTCTCCACTTCTTAATTCCTTCCTGTATCCACTTGATGATTCTTTGGGACAATCAACATATTCATCCAGAGATTCCGTGTCACTCTCAATATCTCCTGCAGAAGAAAGTGAATAAAATGACGAAAAACTAGAGCTCACTCTCCTTCCCCTGTGATTCTCCCCTTTTGAAACcgctttcttttcttccttttctttctggtCTTCCATCTCTTCCTTCCTCAACTCAACTTTAGCTGACTCAAATTCACATTTTGCATCACCCTCCAATGAACTGAGCCCAacattcttcttcctcctcctcccctTGCGAGTTCCGCCACTGTGATTCCCCCTCTTCACCATTTCCACTCTCTTCGACAAACCCCAATATCTCTCCCCGTCACCTAAACACTGTCCACTCACTTCCTCGCTCAACAAACTAATCACAGTCTCTGCATCATTAACCCCACTAAAACATCGCCTTCCGCGCAATCTTACCCCCCCAATCCCTCCCTTCCTTCTCCTAAGAATTTTCTCACTCCCATTATTCTCCTTAAAACAACAACCATGATCAACACCATAATCCGGGACGCGGTAATAATCCCTACCCATCCCACCCAAGATCAACCTTCTAGAAGCTGAACATTGAATAAGACTAGCTTGcctcaacccaaaaaaaaaacctgggtTTATTGGCACTCTATGTAAAGTAGCAGTAGTAGTGAATGATGACGATGcacaacaagaacaagaaaagcaACAACAAGAACCACATGATGAAGAACAAGATTGTAATAAAAATGGGTTTCCTTCATTTAATGAGTTAGAGTAttcattgaaagaaaatgaaagtggCCCTTTCGTTCCAAGAGACAAAGAAGCTAAGCTAATGTAAGTGTTGggcatcttttcttttccaatgtTATAGAGAGAGGCTTACCTTAATGGATTTTGTGGAGTTTTTTAAGCTGAAACTGGGAGTGAAACCATGTGAGGTGTTCTGTTTTGGAACTGGTTTCATGATTTCTACTTTCGGTTGAGAGAGAGCTAGTGATTTTGAATCCGATGAGTTGACTCTCTCTGGGTTGGCTTAACTCGGTCGCCTATACAGAGTGAAACAAACTGGGCTGCTGGCTTTTCATGTGGTTGCACTTAACCAAACACTACTGGGCCTTCAATGTAATACTAATTGGGCTCTGATCTAAAATTGTCTTCTTAAGAAGTCCAATCCATCCAGCCCACTATAAAGACTGAGTTTTTGTGCTTTTACTTGCCGAATTAAAGTCTCTTTTATTAACTAGTAATCATTATTGATCGGCGCTATTCCgggtcaatttaaaattttattaatatataaaaaaaatatttattgttaatatttttctagtataaaaaaattaactgtgTGGAGGTTAATTTGATATATCCTGATCACCTTGATGGATCTAAAAACAATCGAAACAacgtaaaaatatagtttgattcataaaaaatcaagaaaatatttttaaaaaaataatattgaaataaaaatatattggatcaatccgggtcaacccgagttaaccccatataaagcaaatcaaaataaattatgaaatttaattctcaatcaacccaatgttgaagaatgaaattgaaaaaaactaataaaaaaataattgaattaacctatcaaactcgtgacccggattatgagattatgataaccttataaaaagtaaacaaaaaaatgatataggtcaatttagattaatttttcaaactcgcAACTAAAGTCATGAGACTCgaataactccataaaaagtaaatcaaaataaattatgaatctcggtttttaataaatctaatatcaaaggttaaaaatgaaaaaaaaacaatttaaaaacataacacGATAAAACAACGTGAGTTGCATGGGATAACCCGCAAAACATATTACCTGaatcataaaatcaagataaccttatagaaagcaaactaaaataaaacataaagtctaattcataatcaacctaatattaaaagatgaaatagaaaaaaaaatatcaattaaaaaatataaaaaaaatactcgagTCAACTagattaactcgtcaaactcatgACTTAAGTCATGAGACCGATATAACCTTGTAGAAAATAAACCAagataaatcatgaagcctaacatccaatcaactcaatgataaatgattaaattgaagaaaaatatcaattaaaaaacaaaactcgagtcaacccgtcAAACTCGTGACACGGGTTATGAAACCAAGCTAACAAcgtataaagcaaaccaaaataaattgtgaagCATAATctttaataaactaaatattaaagtatggaattagaaagaaaaatagatttagaaagaaaaaaaaactattaaaatgaatagtattttataaTACAGTGTATAATAAATACACAATCTCTCTTAATTTAtactatattaattttatataagttaGAAAAAGTTTATAATACTCCAGGATTAACTAACGATGGCTACACTATCAATCCTCCTTAAAGATACAGACaagtaaataaacaaaagagatatgtttattaaaaaattatttattaaaatatttatttagagtTTAATTGGAGATGATAATGTAAAAAGAAACTCACTTATGAAATGAATCAACATCCAATTATGAAAAGTTATGCTGCttgcaaaataaattacaagatTGTGTACGTactcttgttattttaattatacatgggatttagataataatatcatttagaggataaaaataatgattttgatgatttatcgTAGTAGTAGATTAATACTATACATGTGTTACGAGAATATACTCGATGATGTTTTcttaagataaaaacataaaatctcaATGGCGTGAAACTAGCTAGCTGCCAATGATTTTTGCTAAATACGAGGCGTGTTTGTGATGATGAttggaaagtaattttaaaaaaatttaaaattttaattttttttatttaaaattaatatatttttaatgtttttaaattattttgatatattgatataaaaaataactttttaaaagtaaaaaatattattttaatatgtattttaatatattttaaaataaaaaatactttaaaaaacaactacaatcatatttctaaattttaacaacggaactgtttttttaaaaaatatagtcctGTACAGTACTGGCAATctagatataaattaaataaatatttaatcgaTTGATTATTCATCACTGGATACCTAATTTCTCTGTGCCtaataaaaagtcagcaattctGTTTGATAACTTCAAATCAAGCATGGTGCCGGCCGGCCCGTGGAAAAAATCATGCATGGTGGCTATGGCTAACAAGCACCTTCAAAGTAGATTCTCTCTTAAATCCCAATTCAGAGCACTCACAATTGAcataattcattaattattattcatttgtcCGTGGAAACGCAGTATACGTTGCCAAAAAAGACTcagtttatcattttttaattaagatgatCAGCTAGTGGCAACCCTTTATTCTGGtgattatgttttgattttgtagATTGATTAAACTCTTGACTTGGACAAAAGTTATGGATATATTTGGTTATAAACAATGTTTagcttattttaaaaatcattataaaattaaattaaaactctaCTTTAATATTAGTTCTCAATCTTAACTTGTACTATTTTTCTTTAGCCAAATAGACGTTTCGAGTCAAAAAGATTCATCAACCAtgtttttaacttgattatttataagttattcataaaaaataattaaataaataatattaattcgCGATTAGAATcataacaattgaaaaaaatacgaGACTAAATTAAAACCTCAGTAAacctaaatgatgaaattgctgTTAATGGCAGTGTACACTTGTCGGAACTTAGCTGTGTTGcgcataaaatattaatttaaacatcTCTAAATTGAGAGCTGTTGCAGCTGTTCTTCTTTTTCCGCACGGTCCTCTTCATTAAGGCACATCTTAAGGTCTCAGCTAATCTCTTATATTCGTCAAAAGAAGATTAATTAGCTCctacaattaattaatgaagcCCTGGCATAAAtaacatgtatttttctttttaatacaaAGACATGCATGAATTTCACGTGGCACAAATAGTTTTACTACACATCagtcaacatgttttttttttattaagaaatcaaaaggcaGACTCGAACctgtatgcatgcatgcatgcatgtatgtatgtatgagTGAGTGAGTAACAACAACATTATTAATGATAGTATAAATTAAGTAGATATActatttgaatgataaaatcaattaatccaAAGGATCAGGGGGTTACAATGGCTTGAAATCTCAGGCGTTGACGCGTTCGTATGAATAATTGAGTATAGGTCCTCAAAATTCTTCAGTCCTCTTCGACGTCTTCATTATTCCTTGGCCAGCATTACGTATAGTAATAAAACTCATAATATACAGAACCCTCACACACACATAATGTATATAAAATCTCCTGGGAGGGCATGTGTAAGTCTTGGTGGCTAAACTGGCTGGATCTTTCTGTATTTGTTGCTTTTGATTAATGAAGAATTCTagtttatctataaaaaaagacTAACTGTAGAAGCTCTGGGCCTGAAATGTTTTAATATACACTCCAACTTGTTGGACGAACGCGTTTCAGGATGCCTCCCATTccaattttgattcttttatttttgtaaaaaacaagaGGTTTTTTATTGGGATAATAATcacagctatatatatatatatatatatatatatatatatatatatatatatatatatatatatatatattcacacacacacgttctgatgttttgtattttgaaattaaCCTCAATCATGATCGATGAAAGCAAGATCAGTTTAATTTTCCTTAGCAACTGCCGCGCGCATCAGCTGGAATATTTGTGATTGGGATTTTATCTCTGATGTATTGGAgattattagagaataataaagattatgtatttgaattttatttaataatttaagtatttagattgaattagttctttgatatgatataaaatttctatttaagtttttaaattaaattttacttcaaaagaaaagaaataaaaatgaggaGGAGGAACTTAACTCATCTGAACGAAGTCCCCCGCCATGATCAGTAGCCTTTGGCGGGTGTCATTTGATGTTGAAAGCGGCTTCATTCATGTGAAATTCCTTTCACCAACTTTCATGTGGTGGTATTAAACATTAGTATTATCTACGACTACTAGTAATAGGCAACGTCGTGGAGAAAGATTGACAAAGAAGTGAGCCCTTTTCACTGTTAAATCATCCAATATAAAGTATTCCTTGTTGTGTTTAAGTTGAAATTGGTGTGATATTGTTGGTTTTTCTTAGCTCTGTGACGCTATGGCTTTGATAAATTTACCCTAAATATTGATACCCCCTTCATTGCCTTGCAGGGATATTAattaaaccagaaaaaaaacacaccttATATGCACCCACGATCCAGTGACGAAGCTATAATTTTAATAGAAGGTGACAATAGTCGCGAAGGGAGAAAGAATAATCCAtcactatagttttttttaatgataatattcCATTAATATTTCCAGAGATATAtagtattatttaaaataaataagtagcAACAAAACAACATTGTGGTCAACAGTATcattaatagaaaatatatatatatatcaaacattcccaaaacaatttttataaattataaaaatcattttaaagctCCATTACACAATCGATAGGTTTCTAATTGACAATTAGCGATCTTTCTCAATTGCataaagtataaatataaaagtaagAACGAAATATTCCAAAAATCATTGAATACATTAATTTACCAGTTATACACCATTAATTCTTGTTAATTTTCATTTGATAAcgaaatatatttaaagaaaatttggcTGATTGATATTCTCAAGATGCATGAAACTAAGTCATTGGTCACGAGTTCACCGAgtcaatatataaataaaaattattattagtataattttaaaattcaactcgAGATAAGGTTCAAATCATGAATTGGATGAATCATCCCAGCTgatccaaatttaattttaagagtaatcaaaacaaaattattttaaccaaaaataatttttaaaaacagtcAATAGTTTTTTTACCGGTTCAAGCGGGGTGAATCATTTCTCTATTTCTTCTTAAACTCTATATATTAatggtaaaatataatttttttatattttattttgttttgtttacaatatctaaacatgatataaaaataattattttattatgtacattattatcaaatatatttttatatattttttttatcttatctctattgtttttatattgttttcgtATTTTATGTCCTGTGCCAAACGCTTCCATAATATACCACATGCTTGCCAGATAAAAAGCCCCAAGGCACCACTGCCGAACACCTGGGATCAGGGCGGCGATGGCTAGACTTCTTATTTGTCTGTAATATATTTCGTTGCCCCAGACTCGGATAATGTTAAGTCCTTTTAAAAGAGCCATAGAAATGGGTTGTGCATGGGATGCACGTtagtaggggtgattatttttggttcggtttggtttttattaaaaaaataatcaaaccattttttttttaaaatcgaaactggttcaaaccgaccagtttcggttcagttttttaggacaaaaaccggttcaaactggtttggctcggtttttctgatttggctcagtttttccggtttggctcagttcggttttttcggtttcgggcttataaaaccaaaaccgaaccgatcggctttttcaaaattttaatcggttttttttacggttcggttttttcaattatttttttttagttttctcgatttaattgatttttcaggttttttactTATCCCTGAATATTAGCACCATATACATTCGAATAATTGATTGATAAATACATAGTCCCTTTTAAtcattgcattttttattttcaggctCGTCGTTGTCTTTCTAGATAATTCTGTCAGGCTCCCAAATGAGACGGTAATCTAATATATTTCCCAGAAACTGTTGTCACAGTACTCCAATGACCATACGAGCACAATTTCTATGTAGAGTTTTGTACGTCGTACATGACAATCTAGAATAGTTGACTAGTCCAAGTTTGATGACAAGTCAAGGTCCAAGGATGAAGATAACCTTTCTTCCAGTTAACTATCAACACGTTCAATATAGACGCTTAACGACGACCatttcaaaaaacatgtatGGACTTCTTCATGTGAACAAAAAAATGGCATGATTTGGTATCTATTcaacaaactaattaattcGCCCCGGATAATTATAGCACAGAAAGGTTTTAGCTTGAGTGATGTAAATCCAAAAGGATCGAAGGACCAAGTCATGAATCAGTGATGAATTTagatttaacaacaaaaaatctttaTAGATGATGAAATTGGGTCTTAGTTTATAGTATAATATATGCTAAGCTCAGTTATGTGTTTCGTTGCCAGCCGGATCAAAATCCATGTTGCTATCGTTTCAACCTATACTTAACCCTAACtcaaatgtaaaataataaatttgtcaaatcataaaatagcaaaaaatcCAAGAAGTGAAATGAAAATATAGCAACACATTGAATTGCTCCGTGTTAACTTGTGAAATTGACAACTCAAGTAATGAACACAATCATAGTGACTTAACCCGATTAGCCaaccttcctcttttttttcctacccTATCCTTTTCATGGTTAGGCTTTGATCGAATCTCAATTGACCTTAGGTTCGATTAAAGAATGAAGACAAAGTATAAGAAATAGATAAATGATGAACTCAAAAaatattagcttaaaaaaagaaggaaaaaagcaaAATCAAACGAATCTCCTAAACTTTGATTAATCTTCTAAACTCGCAACTCATGAAATCTTAAGaccaagttcaataaaaaaactcaattcctaattaatttaatgttggaAGATGAAATggtaaagacaaataaaaaaatgtcaaggtaaaagaaattgcaataaaaagaacgagaataaaatcaattagaaaaaaattggaggatgaagttattaaaaaactttaattctaaaatatgtaaaataaatagcaataaaggGAATGAGTATCAAttttaacagataaaaaaaacaaaaaagaatgaaattgaaaaaataaataaaaagttgaaggatgaaattaaaaaaacactagctTAAAAAGAGGGAGGGGGGAACCAAGCAAATCAGGGCGCATTCTCTAAACCTCGATTAACCTTTCAAGTTTGCAACTTGTGGAATCTTAAACCTTGGTTCCAATCAGGAaattcaattcctaatcaatttaatgttggagaatgaaattataaaaaaaaaaattgccaaagCAAAAGgaatttcaataaaaagaataaggattaaatcatataagaaaagttttttgaaaGGGGGTGGAATTGTAAGGAAAAGCTTTAATTCTACAAAttatctaaaacaaaacaaatagcaattaagaaaaagaggaccaaatctgacataaaaaattaaagaaaaatgaaatttaacagaaaatataattatataaaccatctaaaaaaatagtgataaaaaaaacaaggattaagtcttaatgaaaaataaattgaagggttaCTTGAAAAATCTAGAGTGACGTGTGAAAGTCgaggtgaaaagaaaaaaaaaagaaaaaaaaagtttatcgGTATCAAATTAGAGGTCAGAATGCCACACATTGTCGTGAGAGGAAGAGATTGTCAAGACGATTCCAACTACACTAAAGAAGTCCATCATTGATTGTTAAACATTATTGCATGTGTAATTTGAAGGCGATAAAGCATTTGATGCGTGTGCTAGCTagctttcaatttttattatcattttatatttattaaaggactaaattgcCATGTAAacataattataacataaaaaccaggttagaaaatgaaataaccctggaaatcaatttattagtttttgctttcaaagggtatttttatCATGGTATTATGCTAACTAGAAGAAAAGAGATGAGAATGGCCTTTGATGacggtttattattattattttttgttttttaatggtaattTAGAATtgcattgttaaaaaaacaaaaaaaggaaaaaaatcgaGTTGTTCCTATTGAATTTTGTAATAACTAACTATTATgtcaaaagatcaaattaaaaaaaaattacacagtACATAATGATGACAAAAATGTTTTAGCCTTCCGTttcgttttagtttttttttattattattccatGAACAATTGCAAACTATTTCCCTCCCGGGCTtgataaaattatgtaaaatgaCGTAGGTGTTAGCTCGGTAATCGTCCACTTAGTTAATTTCCATGCCCAACATGTTTAATTGGAATTAGTGATTCGGTCACCGTCCACTTGGTTAATTTCCATGTCCAACACAGTGATCATTAGGTTCTCCGTTCCTTCAATTCATTGTCTGATGtctactgatttttttttattattaatataagtaTTCGGATTAATTTGCGTGTACTTCGATTAATCCCAcggatcctgaaattaacgaccatgtaagcttccagtagCCCTGAGATTTATGGGACTCGAACTAGTATTTTTTCAGGAACAAACCTAGAACTTGAttagttgagctacacccctcagaTTATCTactgaaatttttaaataaacaagaatacacTGTGATTTTGCTGTGTCTTTAATTTCATtgatcattatcattatcatttatgAACGGGCCAAATCCTTGGGAAGGGAAAACTGATAATATGGTATTGtttgaagaaataatttatCTACAAATGggtcaatttttattataaaatacatccacatatatataatttgaataaagaGTCTTTTATCCAACTCAAACAAATATTCTACCTGATGCtgaaatcgttttaatatttttatggagTGAATGATTTATTCCATCTTATATATGAACTTGTAGAACAATTTAAGGGCTTTGACcgtataaatacaaataaaattaatttttaaaaaaatcaaggaccaGAATATATACAATTCTGTCATCCACATTGGTGGacctaattaaacaaaaattcgTCCAACATTTGGAATGAAACCTTACAAGAATATTATTCAAATCCGagggctgctgctgctgttctCCCTTGTCTCTTCTAAGACCCACCGTTGTACATAGACGAATCATATGGAGTGCACAGATTAATTGATTGATTCCAGTTATTTACCATTAGGCAAAGCCAAGAGCTACGTGACTGCGAACAAGATGGAGTAATGCAGAAGAGTAAGATTTGAGCTATTTGGTAATTTACGAGTGGTCAAGTCATTTTCGTAATCCTGGAAAATAGAGGGTAAATCCCACCTATATATTACGAATGGtcacaattattttattttcataaatagtagcctcatttatttgtttttttaatcactaaATCCAATGAGATTGAATTCTATGACAAGAGCAGCCTTCACCATTCCTAAACCCCACCTCCATCCACTGAACTTAAAACTTTCCATTGAAAACCCTAAATCTTAATTACCTTCAGGGATGTTGCTCGAGGATCTGACAACAACCCTAGATCACGAGCAATCCAAAATTACTATCATGATTTTTTACCGTGTTTGAAATTGCAGTAAtagttgttttaaaataatatttttattatttttaaaatttatttttaatactagcaaatcaaaatatttaaaaaacattaaaaaaataatttaaaaaaaatcaaaattctaacGAACAACATTTTAACAACAATGCCAAACAAACTTTTCACCTCGCAAGGGAATCGTCTTTTCGTGCGAGAGACAATTAAATTGGCATGATACGGACATGGAAGCATGCACATTCCTAGTATCAGTTATCAGAACATGATCTACGAGGATATGCAAATACGCTTGTAGAGTAAATGACAAGgcaatgtttctttctttcatggaCTGCCCGTCCCAAGCGCCAATGACTTGGAGCGAGCCCCTCTCAGCTTCTCCCTCCCTCGTTCAGATTATGGACACCATTGGATTTGCTTGGTGAGGCACTATACTTGCTCCTTCATTTCCTCTAACTTAAAACTGGTGTCAAGACTCGACAT includes:
- the LOC7489385 gene encoding tRNA(adenine(34)) deaminase, chloroplastic — protein: MPNTYISLASLSLGTKGPLSFSFNEYSNSLNEGNPFLLQSCSSSCGSCCCFSCSCCASSSFTTTATLHRVPINPGFFFGLRQASLIQCSASRRLILGGMGRDYYRVPDYGVDHGCCFKENNGSEKILRRRKGGIGGVRLRGRRCFSGVNDAETVISLLSEEVSGQCLGDGERYWGLSKRVEMVKRGNHSGGTRKGRRRKKNVGLSSLEGDAKCEFESAKVELRKEEMEDQKEKEEKKAVSKGENHRGRRVSSSFSSFYSLSSAGDIESDTESLDEYVDCPKESSSGYRKELRSGEGRSEGQVVEEFRRHRDGTEWKGEVLEARTSARRTGVEWDPRKKSEKKLTEIEETQSERESSQMQSRMARNHESDYRKVSSSHNQIGNEDEKSLAVNLEKETRKRYCQMGDQVKEQSEFRRSYQEITNKQERSGINVEKASQSQKRFSGREENLVDANLVWEGRDERYKRVGETAAKNNIRRATHQLIDTSTTENASTERVSNLQRQSESRMKILVEDRALGSFYETNEQKFQMGGQTSGQVQSRRSSQQLSKISEVHDSSNKKTSILLSETRMKQQEVSKSVVSRSGTEAKEHQSHTDQKALQGTESSKVSGDATNISLDFTNVSLVHASDMTMVTNFGRTSGKRVFDQENELTSAVKAICETRERDDKIEQNLTQSKSSSEVCRATNKLRLHETTSQEAFDSQASANMVSKVGIQQVDVGEGNERTSQTITMLPSPQLLDRGSFHINSSGGIANQEDSRESLECGSSTLYRNSGRRTAVFQQEKYGGNKKDEIYGEASNLTLTEDALGSAHRLEASSMQFVGEFVEKARHEVSTSEIQKEKTVSDTKLAYEVEKQRRKSSSQYDTKDLQLKRQDSMQSSGDSGEKGPSDEMWNVTNPSVQEPPETEAPAGSTAIKSIVVRRTGRSMWNIISNIVRLRWGSHAETPKSTRRSGGKSLSNDSVTSEAWFSGHEPDEISDKNLKRERKSMPKEAASSHQLQLTQTSSPDEVKASDTFGSKNVIRPLEGDTSSPSITLKIGFTSKGISSPSEEENLGCSQDRNNSQVATSSMEVGESSLVLSPPSSTSGPIVEESFGAAKNNISVSGSMELMERPDSEKLIEVAGSEGKGVELKQRKLQRNEQVGRDRFNEWEEAYLCESEQRKIDEMFMREALLDAKKAADSWEVPVGAVMVHHGKIIARGYNLVEELRDSTAHAEMICIREASNQLRSWRLSETTLYVTLEPCPMCAGAILQARINTLVWGAPNKLLGADGSWIRLFPDGRDGNGSELADKPAAPVHPFHPKMAIRRGILELECADVMQQFFQLRRRKKEKKEDSPPQPSCLPITNPQSKILGKMQDIFHAMFCL